A window from Streptomyces subrutilus encodes these proteins:
- a CDS encoding RrF2 family transcriptional regulator gives MHISAKADYATRALLELACEPTRPLTCEAIASSQQIPFRFLKSVVGELRKAGLVRSQRGCEGGYWLGRPADEITLLDVARAVDGELISLRGEPLDGLAYPGPAAGLPEVWRRVEADAAAVLGRATLASLVPAGAARLAREGAA, from the coding sequence ATGCATATCTCCGCGAAGGCGGACTACGCCACGCGCGCTCTCCTGGAGCTCGCCTGTGAGCCGACCCGCCCGCTGACCTGCGAGGCCATCGCCTCCTCGCAGCAGATCCCGTTCCGCTTCCTGAAGTCCGTGGTGGGCGAGCTGCGGAAGGCCGGGCTGGTGCGCAGCCAGCGCGGCTGCGAGGGCGGGTACTGGCTCGGCCGGCCCGCCGACGAGATCACCCTGTTGGACGTGGCGCGCGCCGTGGACGGCGAGTTGATCTCGCTGCGCGGCGAGCCGCTGGACGGGCTGGCCTACCCCGGTCCCGCGGCGGGGCTGCCCGAGGTGTGGCGGCGGGTCGAGGCGGACGCGGCGGCGGTGCTGGGCCGGGCGACGCTGGCCTCGCTGGTGCCGGCGGGAGCGGCCCGGCTGGCCCGCGAGGGGGCCGCGTGA
- a CDS encoding DsbA family oxidoreductase, which produces MTAPPGAPGPQAPARAPGGPPALEVVEYTDPLCPWAWGSEPVFRRLRTALGDRVRWRRVFCILFDEDDDPAPDPAAETAWYARYVEDVTAHTGAPRAVRLDRVAASSWPASLVAKAAQRQGPEVAERVLRRLRESVFVLGKPADTVELALAAAAGVPGLDARRLSVDTASDAVRLQVGADRAEARRPVPEVLSVRGGSPHPGAAKETGSGHRYALPTLLLRSPAGYRAVPGWRSFEAYAAAVAELAPGLPALGERLTPARALERHRSLTEPERRMLAQGPWPPPRAVAVATGNGPVWLHPEEAAVHPAGRHGRSDML; this is translated from the coding sequence GTGACGGCCCCGCCGGGCGCCCCCGGACCGCAGGCCCCGGCCCGCGCGCCGGGTGGGCCGCCGGCGCTCGAAGTCGTCGAGTACACCGATCCGTTGTGCCCGTGGGCGTGGGGTTCCGAGCCGGTCTTCCGCAGGTTGCGGACGGCACTGGGCGACCGGGTCCGCTGGCGGCGGGTGTTCTGCATCCTCTTCGACGAGGACGACGACCCGGCCCCCGATCCGGCGGCCGAGACCGCCTGGTACGCGCGCTACGTCGAGGACGTCACCGCGCACACGGGGGCGCCCCGCGCCGTGCGGCTCGACCGGGTGGCGGCCAGCTCGTGGCCGGCCTCGCTCGTCGCCAAGGCCGCGCAGCGGCAGGGCCCCGAGGTGGCCGAGCGGGTGCTGCGGCGGCTGCGGGAGAGCGTCTTCGTGCTCGGCAAGCCGGCGGACACCGTCGAGCTGGCCCTGGCCGCGGCGGCGGGCGTACCCGGCCTGGACGCCCGGCGGTTGTCCGTGGACACCGCCTCGGACGCGGTGCGCCTGCAGGTGGGCGCCGACCGCGCGGAGGCGCGCCGCCCGGTGCCCGAGGTGCTGTCCGTACGGGGTGGCTCGCCGCATCCCGGGGCCGCCAAGGAGACCGGGAGCGGGCACCGGTACGCCCTGCCGACGCTGCTGCTGCGCTCTCCCGCGGGGTACCGGGCGGTGCCGGGATGGCGTTCGTTCGAGGCGTACGCCGCGGCCGTTGCGGAGCTGGCCCCGGGGCTGCCGGCGTTGGGTGAACGACTCACTCCCGCACGGGCGTTGGAGCGTCACCGGAGTCTGACCGAGCCGGAGCGGCGGATGCTGGCGCAGGGCCCGTGGCCGCCGCCGCGGGCGGTCGCGGTGGCCACCGGCAACGGCCCCGTATGGCTGCACCCCGAGGAGGCCGCCGTGCACCCGGCCGGCCGCCACGGCCGTTCCGACATGCTCTGA
- a CDS encoding ABC transporter substrate-binding protein codes for MSARLTPLSPGPDAPPVRRTSRPRLAVLATALVAVLTPALGACATDAASASGGAGPGGGGTLKWTSSYFPAHWDPVVSGSGAQFRELALVYASLTRTDESGKAVPDLAESWEYNEKGDQVTFHLRPGLKFSDGEPVDGAAVKDAVERAKKQKNSALFGDLTSIGSVDANGLDAVLHLTQVDHQIPQLLGQRVLQIASPKAAASPEKLDQNPVGAGPFTITQLVPGTKAVLKKNPAYWDAKNIHIDNVELTSAPDASTVVNGLQTGVYNFADIKPSQADAAEKAGLDVFVQPGFNASNISLNINKAPFDNEKVVDAVRYAVNRQEFVDKLTFGYGSVTNQPFPKGYVAYDPESENTHPYDPVKARQLLAEAGHKPGDIKLNLVIPAEDPQAEIVQSQLAKVGITVTIKIDKNWSTPFFAKDLAFSLYGTTGRDSAAQTLTAHFGPNGPLNLSSPYEPAGFEAAIAKVRQTPLDAPDYPKVLQAATRAGLESRALVFTYSSPNLIAKSKAISGLPKNPAHIDWTGVTISGN; via the coding sequence ATGTCCGCACGCCTCACGCCCCTCAGTCCCGGACCGGACGCCCCGCCGGTGCGCCGGACCTCCCGGCCGCGCCTCGCGGTGCTCGCGACCGCCCTCGTCGCCGTCCTCACCCCCGCCCTCGGCGCCTGCGCCACAGACGCCGCCTCCGCAAGCGGCGGGGCGGGCCCGGGCGGTGGCGGCACGCTGAAGTGGACCTCCTCGTACTTCCCGGCCCACTGGGACCCGGTCGTCTCCGGCAGCGGCGCACAGTTCCGCGAACTGGCCCTGGTGTACGCCTCGTTGACACGTACCGACGAGAGCGGCAAGGCCGTCCCCGACCTCGCCGAGAGCTGGGAGTACAACGAGAAGGGCGATCAGGTCACCTTCCACCTGCGTCCCGGTCTGAAGTTCAGCGACGGCGAGCCGGTGGACGGCGCGGCCGTCAAGGACGCCGTCGAGCGGGCCAAGAAGCAGAAGAACTCGGCGCTCTTCGGCGACCTGACGTCGATCGGTTCGGTGGACGCCAACGGTCTCGACGCGGTGCTCCACCTCACCCAGGTCGACCACCAGATACCGCAGCTGCTCGGCCAGCGCGTCCTGCAGATCGCCAGCCCGAAGGCGGCCGCCTCCCCCGAGAAGCTGGACCAGAACCCGGTGGGCGCGGGTCCGTTCACCATCACGCAGCTGGTGCCGGGCACCAAGGCGGTCCTGAAGAAGAACCCGGCGTACTGGGACGCGAAGAACATCCACATCGACAACGTCGAGCTCACCTCGGCCCCCGACGCCTCCACCGTCGTCAACGGCCTGCAGACCGGTGTGTACAACTTCGCCGACATCAAGCCCAGCCAGGCGGACGCGGCCGAGAAGGCCGGCCTTGACGTCTTCGTGCAGCCGGGCTTCAACGCCTCCAACATCAGCCTCAACATCAACAAGGCGCCCTTCGACAACGAGAAGGTCGTCGACGCCGTGCGCTACGCGGTCAACCGCCAGGAGTTCGTCGACAAGCTCACCTTCGGCTACGGCTCCGTGACCAACCAGCCCTTCCCCAAGGGCTACGTCGCCTACGACCCGGAGTCCGAGAACACCCACCCCTACGACCCGGTGAAGGCCCGGCAGCTCCTCGCCGAGGCGGGCCACAAGCCCGGTGACATCAAGCTCAACCTGGTCATCCCCGCCGAGGACCCGCAGGCCGAGATCGTCCAGTCCCAGCTGGCCAAGGTCGGCATCACCGTCACCATCAAGATCGACAAGAACTGGTCCACCCCCTTCTTCGCCAAGGACCTGGCCTTCTCGCTGTACGGCACCACCGGCCGCGACTCGGCGGCGCAGACCCTCACCGCCCACTTCGGCCCCAACGGCCCGCTCAACCTCAGCTCGCCCTACGAGCCGGCCGGCTTCGAGGCGGCCATCGCGAAGGTCCGCCAGACCCCGCTGGACGCGCCCGACTACCCGAAGGTCCTGCAGGCGGCGACCCGGGCCGGGCTGGAGAGCAGGGCACTGGTCTTCACCTACTCCTCGCCGAACCTCATCGCCAAGAGCAAGGCGATCTCGGGCCTGCCCAAGAACCCGGCCCACATCGACTGGACCGGCGTCACCATCTCCGGCAACTGA
- a CDS encoding ABC transporter permease encodes MPTTALPAPAAPRRGVAATRLRHAAGRVLAALARSAAIFVPVFLVATFVTFSLRSMSGLSPARIQLGEEATPEAIHRVEAQWGLDKPFLVQYWDWFGGVLQGRLGTSWANGADISTLIGLGLGVSLSIATFALLIGVTAGFLLGTAAALRRTTWIDRAITGFVTLISVMPAFVVGIVLVAVLAVGLNLFPSAGYVPAEQGFGPWLSHITLPAVALSFDVVADVARQLRGSLVAAYRENYVTGAVVRGLSPRRIFFGHVLRNGLGPVLATLGLKFPALVGASVVTEWIFGLQGFGRFANDSAQAGDVPAVQGVLVVSIVLVVTFNLIVNLVLARVTPAAQRGV; translated from the coding sequence GTGCCCACGACTGCGCTCCCCGCCCCGGCCGCCCCCCGTCGCGGGGTCGCCGCGACCCGGCTGCGGCACGCGGCGGGCCGCGTCCTGGCCGCCCTCGCCCGGTCTGCCGCGATCTTCGTACCCGTCTTCCTCGTCGCGACGTTCGTGACGTTCTCGCTGCGCTCGATGAGCGGGCTCAGCCCGGCCCGGATCCAGCTGGGCGAGGAGGCGACCCCCGAGGCGATCCACCGGGTGGAGGCCCAGTGGGGACTCGACAAGCCGTTCCTGGTGCAGTACTGGGACTGGTTCGGCGGGGTCCTGCAGGGCCGGCTCGGCACCAGCTGGGCCAACGGCGCCGACATCTCCACGCTCATCGGCCTCGGCCTGGGGGTGAGCCTCTCGATCGCGACGTTCGCGCTGCTCATCGGCGTCACGGCCGGATTCCTCCTCGGCACCGCCGCGGCGCTGCGGCGCACGACCTGGATCGACCGCGCGATCACCGGCTTCGTCACCCTGATCTCGGTGATGCCGGCCTTCGTCGTCGGGATCGTGCTGGTGGCCGTCCTCGCCGTCGGGCTGAACCTCTTCCCCTCGGCCGGCTACGTGCCCGCCGAGCAGGGGTTCGGACCGTGGCTCTCGCACATCACCCTCCCGGCCGTCGCGCTCAGCTTCGACGTCGTCGCCGACGTCGCCCGCCAGCTGCGGGGCAGTCTCGTCGCCGCCTACCGGGAGAACTACGTGACGGGCGCGGTGGTCAGAGGGCTGAGCCCGCGCCGGATCTTCTTCGGGCACGTGCTGCGCAACGGCCTCGGACCGGTGCTCGCCACCCTGGGCCTGAAGTTCCCCGCCCTCGTCGGCGCCTCCGTCGTCACGGAGTGGATCTTCGGCCTGCAGGGGTTCGGCCGGTTCGCCAACGACTCCGCGCAGGCCGGTGACGTACCGGCCGTGCAGGGCGTCCTCGTGGTGTCGATCGTCCTGGTCGTCACCTTCAACCTCATCGTCAACCTGGTGCTGGCCCGCGTGACGCCGGCCGCCCAACGGGGGGTGTGA
- a CDS encoding ABC transporter permease, whose translation MVRRVLALASGRTAVAVLALIVLLALLGPLLAPQDPLATGDHPLAPASAAHWLGTDYLGRDVLSRLLDGSRVSVLGSLEVALTALAVGAVPGILSVYLGRGFEWLTLRLADTLVALPFLLFAVAVIALLGNGLTQAMLVTGTLVSPLFYRVARAATLAVARSQYVEAALISGASIGWIVRRHVWAKVLPPIAVALAQTIGVGFIIVSSLTFLGIGIQPPEPTWGGLLASDLGYLSHQPWAPLAPALLIMVTVWAANLLADAIRDVSGEAGHALANTRKARANRRGPSHPSDPSHPSDPSASDPVPAGGAR comes from the coding sequence ATGGTGCGTCGCGTTCTCGCGCTCGCCTCCGGACGGACCGCCGTCGCCGTCCTCGCCCTGATCGTGCTGCTCGCGCTCCTCGGCCCGCTGCTCGCTCCGCAGGATCCGCTGGCCACCGGCGACCACCCGCTCGCCCCCGCCTCGGCCGCCCACTGGCTGGGCACGGACTACCTCGGCCGGGACGTGCTGAGCCGTCTCCTGGACGGCTCCCGCGTCAGCGTGCTCGGTTCGCTCGAAGTCGCCCTGACGGCGCTGGCCGTCGGAGCGGTCCCCGGGATCCTGTCCGTCTACCTCGGCCGGGGTTTCGAGTGGCTGACCCTGCGGCTGGCCGACACCCTCGTCGCGCTGCCGTTCCTGCTCTTCGCCGTCGCGGTGATCGCCCTGCTGGGCAACGGCCTCACACAGGCCATGCTCGTCACCGGCACCCTGGTCTCGCCCCTCTTCTACCGGGTGGCCCGGGCCGCCACCCTCGCCGTCGCCCGCTCGCAGTACGTGGAAGCCGCGCTCATCTCCGGTGCCTCGATCGGCTGGATCGTGCGCCGGCACGTTTGGGCGAAGGTGCTCCCCCCGATCGCGGTCGCGCTGGCGCAGACGATCGGAGTGGGCTTCATCATCGTCTCCAGCCTGACCTTCCTCGGCATCGGCATCCAGCCCCCGGAACCCACCTGGGGCGGCCTGCTCGCCTCGGACCTCGGCTACCTGAGCCACCAGCCCTGGGCCCCGCTCGCCCCCGCCCTGCTGATCATGGTCACCGTCTGGGCCGCCAATCTGCTCGCCGACGCGATCCGCGACGTCTCCGGCGAGGCGGGCCACGCCCTGGCCAACACCCGCAAGGCCCGCGCCAACCGCCGCGGCCCTTCCCACCCCTCCGACCCCTCCCACCCCTCCGACCCTTCCGCATCCGATCCCGTCCCCGCCGGAGGCGCGCGATGA
- a CDS encoding ABC transporter ATP-binding protein, which translates to MTTLSHETVPGPLPDASPGNAPGDETGAAGAAGPTAPPVLSVRDVRITDHVTGREIVHGVSFDLVPGRTVGIVGESGSGKTLTCRAALGILPPHFEITGGSVEISGTDIAALTPRQWTSLRGATISAVFQDPASYLNPSLRVGPQIAEVLRVKKGLGRREARRRTVELLRAVHLRDPELVYRQYTYELSGGMLQRVLIAAAICAEPRILIADEATTALDVTVQAEILDLLADLRESAGLALVVVSHDLAVVAQLCDEVLVMRRGHVVEQGPTRTVLHHPRHEYTRLLIAEHEQYGLDTFLAPREAS; encoded by the coding sequence ATGACGACGCTGTCCCACGAAACCGTCCCCGGACCCCTCCCGGACGCCTCGCCCGGCAACGCACCGGGCGACGAGACCGGTGCGGCAGGTGCGGCCGGTCCCACCGCCCCGCCGGTGCTCTCCGTCCGAGACGTCCGCATCACCGATCACGTCACCGGGCGCGAGATCGTCCACGGGGTGAGCTTCGACCTGGTCCCCGGCCGGACGGTCGGCATCGTCGGCGAGTCCGGCAGCGGCAAGACCCTCACCTGCCGGGCCGCCCTCGGCATCCTGCCCCCGCACTTCGAGATCACCGGCGGGTCGGTCGAGATCTCCGGCACCGACATCGCCGCCCTGACACCGCGGCAGTGGACCTCGCTGCGCGGCGCCACGATCAGCGCGGTCTTCCAGGACCCCGCCTCCTACCTGAACCCGTCCCTCCGCGTGGGCCCGCAGATCGCCGAGGTCCTGCGGGTCAAGAAGGGGCTGGGGCGGCGCGAGGCCCGCCGGCGGACCGTCGAACTGCTGCGGGCGGTGCACCTGCGCGATCCGGAACTGGTCTACCGCCAGTACACGTACGAGCTGTCGGGCGGCATGCTCCAGCGGGTGCTGATCGCGGCCGCCATCTGCGCGGAGCCGAGGATCCTCATCGCCGACGAGGCCACCACCGCCCTCGACGTCACCGTCCAGGCCGAGATCCTGGACCTCCTCGCCGACCTGCGCGAGAGCGCCGGCCTGGCCCTCGTGGTCGTCTCCCACGACCTGGCCGTCGTCGCCCAGCTCTGCGACGAGGTCCTGGTCATGCGCCGCGGCCACGTGGTGGAGCAGGGTCCGACGCGGACGGTGCTCCACCATCCGCGGCACGAGTACACCCGGCTGCTCATCGCCGAGCACGAGCAGTACGGCCTCGACACGTTCCTCGCACCCCGGGAGGCGTCGTGA
- a CDS encoding ABC transporter ATP-binding protein, which produces MTAAPAPHPADAAPRPAEPVLEVTGLDVHYGPRRRRRRALHAVSLSVSPGETLGIIGETGSGKSTLARAVLGLVRASAGSIRVGGEEVTAHDQRQWRALRRRGIVQYVFQDPLRSLDPDLTVAQSLAEPLLVRGVAPGEAAARVRSFLARVHLSEELLGRLPGELSGGQRQRVAVARALVTDPRLVILDEPVSALDSANRVQVLEILKELRAAGMALVFISHDLGSVAGTADRIAVLYRGELVESGATRDVVTAPRHPYTRLLLGSAPTLRSAPADRAEREALRTLLHT; this is translated from the coding sequence GTGACCGCCGCACCCGCACCGCACCCGGCCGACGCCGCCCCGCGTCCGGCCGAGCCGGTCCTCGAAGTCACCGGCCTCGACGTGCACTACGGTCCGCGGCGCCGACGCCGACGCGCGCTGCACGCGGTGTCGTTGAGCGTCTCCCCCGGCGAGACCCTCGGCATCATCGGGGAGACCGGATCCGGCAAGTCCACCCTCGCCCGCGCCGTCCTGGGCCTGGTGCGCGCCTCGGCCGGCTCGATCCGCGTCGGCGGCGAGGAGGTCACCGCCCACGACCAGCGCCAGTGGCGGGCCCTGCGCCGGCGCGGCATCGTCCAGTACGTCTTCCAGGACCCGCTGCGCAGCCTCGACCCCGACCTCACCGTCGCGCAGTCCCTGGCCGAGCCGCTGCTCGTGCGGGGTGTCGCGCCCGGGGAGGCCGCCGCGCGGGTCCGCTCGTTCCTGGCCCGCGTGCACCTGTCCGAGGAGTTGCTCGGACGGCTGCCCGGGGAGCTGTCCGGCGGTCAGCGCCAGCGCGTGGCGGTGGCCCGCGCCCTGGTCACGGACCCTCGGCTGGTCATCCTCGACGAGCCGGTCAGCGCCCTGGACTCCGCCAACCGGGTCCAGGTGCTGGAGATCCTCAAGGAACTGCGGGCCGCCGGGATGGCCCTCGTCTTCATCTCCCACGACCTCGGCTCCGTCGCGGGCACCGCCGACCGCATCGCGGTGCTCTACCGGGGCGAGCTCGTCGAGAGCGGCGCCACCCGTGACGTGGTCACGGCCCCGCGCCACCCCTACACCCGCCTGCTCCTGGGCTCCGCGCCGACCCTGCGCTCCGCACCGGCGGACCGGGCCGAACGCGAAGCCCTGCGCACGCTCCTGCACACCTGA
- a CDS encoding NtaA/DmoA family FMN-dependent monooxygenase (This protein belongs to a clade of FMN-dependent monooxygenases, within a broader family of flavin-dependent oxidoreductases, the luciferase-like monooxygenase (LMM) family, some of whose members use coenzyme F420 rather than FMN.): protein MSRTIHLALHPYGVGGPGQHGLWKDPRIAKNSSIDINYYIAQAKAAEHALFDALFVVDSQFINATYPAHYLNRLEPLTLLSAVATHTRHIGLVGTASSTYNSPFNLARRFASLDHISGGRAGWNVVTSFDTGTSKNFGLDEHLDYTTRYGRALEFVRVARGLWDSYEDDAFPADPERGLFLDPAKLHALDHHGEHFHVAGPLNLSRSPQGQPVIFQAGVSEEGRDLAAQVAEGIYAPGGSLEQARAYYTDIKTRTAAYGRDPDHIKIFIHGGPVVAATDEAARRREREIFEEDDDFGRNLALLGRAFGAYDFSVHDLDAPFPDVVHLAEKGGRTGAAKLIERARSENLTLRQVGSLVNEFHRSPFVGAPETVADTIERWFEAGTFDGINLAFRTNDDLELFVDGVVPLLQKRGLFRTEYRADTLRGNLGLPVPANRHTRAPQLLNG from the coding sequence ATGTCCCGCACGATCCACCTCGCACTGCACCCCTACGGCGTCGGAGGCCCCGGCCAGCACGGCCTGTGGAAGGACCCGCGCATCGCGAAGAACTCCAGCATCGACATCAACTACTACATCGCTCAGGCCAAGGCGGCCGAACACGCCCTGTTCGACGCCCTGTTCGTGGTCGACAGCCAGTTCATCAACGCCACCTACCCGGCGCACTACCTCAACCGGCTCGAACCGCTCACCCTGCTGTCCGCGGTCGCCACCCACACCCGGCACATCGGGCTGGTCGGCACGGCGAGTTCGACGTACAACTCGCCGTTCAACCTCGCCCGCCGGTTCGCCTCCCTCGACCACATCAGCGGAGGCCGCGCCGGCTGGAACGTCGTGACGAGCTTCGACACCGGCACGTCGAAGAACTTCGGGCTCGACGAACACCTCGACTACACGACGCGGTACGGCCGCGCCCTGGAGTTCGTCCGGGTCGCCCGCGGCCTGTGGGACTCCTACGAGGACGACGCCTTCCCGGCCGACCCGGAGCGGGGCCTCTTCCTCGATCCCGCCAAGCTGCACGCGCTGGACCACCACGGCGAGCACTTCCACGTGGCGGGACCCCTCAACCTCTCGCGCTCCCCCCAGGGCCAGCCGGTGATCTTCCAGGCCGGCGTCTCGGAGGAGGGCCGCGACCTCGCCGCGCAGGTCGCCGAGGGCATCTACGCGCCCGGCGGCTCCCTGGAGCAGGCACGGGCGTACTACACGGACATCAAGACGCGCACCGCGGCGTACGGCCGCGACCCCGACCACATCAAGATCTTCATCCACGGCGGGCCGGTCGTCGCCGCCACCGACGAGGCGGCACGGCGCCGGGAGCGGGAGATCTTCGAGGAGGACGACGACTTCGGCCGCAACCTGGCCCTGCTCGGCCGGGCCTTCGGCGCGTACGACTTCAGCGTGCACGATCTCGACGCGCCCTTCCCCGACGTCGTGCACCTCGCCGAGAAGGGCGGCCGGACGGGCGCCGCCAAGCTCATCGAGCGGGCCCGCAGCGAGAACCTCACGCTCCGTCAAGTGGGTTCGCTGGTCAACGAGTTCCACCGCTCCCCCTTCGTCGGTGCGCCGGAGACCGTCGCCGACACCATCGAGAGGTGGTTCGAGGCCGGCACCTTCGACGGCATCAACCTCGCCTTCCGCACCAACGACGACCTCGAACTCTTCGTGGACGGCGTGGTCCCCCTGCTGCAGAAGCGCGGCCTGTTCCGCACCGAGTACCGGGCCGACACCCTGCGCGGCAACCTCGGCCTGCCGGTCCCGGCCAACCGCCACACCCGCGCGCCCCAGCTCCTGAACGGCTGA
- a CDS encoding FAD-dependent oxidoreductase, with the protein MTELPSTGGRDVHTVRFPIATPPAAVDVLIVGAGPVGLSAAVELTARGVRVAVVDRARTATLVRAGAMGHTPRVVEHFRRWGLLRRIRAAWTYPPEWNRGIRLVTSLAGHELAPVPGPSFSGGARPGGQEALRRPQTVLQQVFLDRLREQDVSVAGGWELRTLDEDADGVLARVADVDSGEERGIRAAYVLGTDGASSTTRHLAGIGREGAHAAEKRLRLIVRTGDLSDRVGAAPSGTNIVVNAKASGFLAAVSTREWRVYAGPYPLAYEPGEEELLDVGRAAFGFDPGLELVSATTFYDATRIAGTFRRGRILLAGDAAHVRTPGGNLGEGFGDVVNLGWKLAAVLAGHAPDTLLDSYDEERRPHNRRVADHALERSRRGRATLAEIRRGGIPDDADHGPEADRRRAEIGERLRGDRLDAAGVTFDERYDRSSVIWYEPDQLDSEPRWRADHYEDDPRPGHRAPEGRVDPYGSTLHDRIGDSFALLVLGEDRAVEREFAARAAQRGLPFTVIHLTDPGARAVYGAGHVLVRPDQHVAWRGTVLPEGGAAAVLDRVLGHGAPAAASRGPLAAGGARTPKGGRP; encoded by the coding sequence ATGACCGAACTTCCGTCGACGGGTGGGCGCGACGTCCACACCGTCCGGTTCCCGATCGCCACCCCGCCGGCCGCGGTCGACGTGCTCATCGTCGGCGCGGGCCCCGTCGGACTCTCCGCGGCCGTCGAACTGACCGCCCGCGGTGTCCGGGTCGCCGTCGTCGACCGCGCCCGCACCGCGACCCTGGTACGGGCCGGCGCCATGGGCCACACCCCCCGCGTGGTGGAGCACTTCCGGCGCTGGGGGCTGCTGCGGCGCATCCGCGCGGCATGGACCTACCCGCCCGAATGGAACCGGGGCATCCGGCTGGTCACCTCGCTCGCCGGCCACGAACTGGCCCCCGTACCGGGCCCGTCGTTCAGCGGCGGTGCCCGGCCCGGAGGGCAGGAGGCGCTGCGACGGCCGCAGACCGTGCTCCAGCAGGTGTTCCTCGACCGCCTCCGGGAGCAGGACGTGAGCGTGGCCGGCGGCTGGGAGCTGCGCACGCTGGACGAGGACGCCGACGGGGTCCTCGCCCGGGTCGCCGACGTCGACTCGGGCGAGGAGCGCGGCATCCGCGCGGCGTACGTCCTGGGCACCGACGGCGCCTCCAGCACCACCCGGCACCTGGCCGGCATCGGCCGCGAGGGAGCGCACGCCGCCGAGAAGCGGCTGCGCCTGATCGTGCGGACCGGTGACCTCTCCGACCGGGTCGGGGCCGCGCCCAGCGGTACCAACATCGTCGTCAACGCGAAGGCGTCCGGTTTCCTGGCCGCCGTCAGCACCCGCGAATGGCGGGTGTACGCCGGGCCCTACCCGCTCGCGTACGAGCCCGGCGAGGAGGAGCTGTTGGATGTGGGCCGGGCAGCCTTCGGCTTCGACCCGGGCCTGGAGCTCGTCTCGGCCACCACCTTCTACGACGCGACCCGGATAGCCGGCACGTTCCGCCGCGGCCGGATCCTGCTCGCCGGTGACGCGGCCCACGTGCGCACGCCGGGGGGCAACCTGGGCGAGGGCTTCGGTGACGTGGTCAACCTGGGCTGGAAGCTGGCCGCGGTCCTGGCCGGCCACGCCCCCGACACCCTCCTCGACTCCTACGACGAGGAGCGCCGCCCGCACAACCGGCGGGTCGCGGACCACGCGCTGGAGCGCTCCCGGCGGGGGCGGGCGACCCTCGCCGAGATCCGCCGGGGCGGCATCCCCGACGACGCGGACCACGGTCCCGAGGCCGACCGCCGCCGGGCCGAGATCGGCGAACGGCTGCGCGGGGACCGCCTCGACGCGGCGGGCGTCACCTTCGACGAGCGGTACGACCGCTCGTCGGTGATCTGGTACGAACCGGACCAGCTCGACTCCGAACCCCGCTGGCGCGCGGACCACTACGAGGACGACCCCCGGCCGGGCCACCGCGCACCGGAGGGCCGCGTCGACCCGTACGGCAGCACGCTCCACGACCGCATCGGCGATTCCTTCGCGCTGCTCGTCCTCGGCGAGGACCGGGCCGTCGAGCGCGAGTTCGCCGCCCGGGCCGCACAGCGGGGACTGCCCTTCACCGTGATCCACCTGACCGACCCCGGGGCCCGCGCCGTGTACGGCGCAGGCCACGTCCTCGTACGCCCCGACCAGCACGTCGCCTGGCGCGGAACGGTGCTCCCGGAGGGCGGCGCCGCCGCCGTCCTGGACCGCGTGCTGGGCCACGGCGCCCCCGCGGCCGCATCCCGCGGCCCGCTCGCCGCGGGCGGGGCCCGCACTCCGAAGGGCGGCCGCCCGTGA